The region GCTTCTCATTCACATGCACATATTAATTAAAAACCATCATTTAGCACTTGCTCCATGACACAGTTGCTCTTGGTTTGGCGGCATTGGGTTATCTATCCGTATCCGGACGAATTGTTGAATCGATGATTGCCGCATCCATAATACTGGTTGCCGCCAACAATATTTTTCCAAAATTCAAGGAAGGAAGCGCGTTGATTATTTTTAGTTTCGGCCTTTTTCATGGCTTGGGATTTGCTTCAGTTATGGGTGAAATACCTTTCCGCATAAAAGACCTGGTAAAGGTATTAATTGGATTTAATCTTGGAGTTGAAATCGGCCAAATCGTGATAGTGAT is a window of Verrucomicrobiota bacterium DNA encoding:
- a CDS encoding HupE/UreJ family protein, yielding MLHDTVALGLAALGYLSVSGRIVESMIAASIILVAANNIFPKFKEGSALIIFSFGLFHGLGFASVMGEIPFRIKDLVKVLIGFNLGVEIGQIVIVILAFGILYVFRSFQFYVPIVLRFGSAAAGLVATFWLIERAVGL